A window of Paraburkholderia bryophila contains these coding sequences:
- a CDS encoding polyamine ABC transporter substrate-binding protein, with translation MPHTATKPILTALLMCAFGTAAHADDKQLNLYNWGDYIAKDTVPNFQKEFGIQVRYDEYDGDETLQAKLLTGSTGYDVVVPTSNFLAKQIEAGIYQKLDKSKLPNLANLDPTLMKLVADADPGNRYAVPWAWGTTGLGYNVTRVKKILGDNVPLDSWDVLFKPEYLSKLKSCGVSMLDAPTDVFAVTLHYLGRDPNSENPADYQAAYEALKKIRPYITQFNVTSYINDLAGDDICFALSWSGDVSMASHRAREANKSYQVKYFIPQGGAPVWFDMMAIPKDAPHPQAALEWINYIERPEVHAAITNTVFYPNADAAARKFVNADILNDPTVYPPEPVLKTLFLLKPLPAPIKRLEGRLWAQLKSGS, from the coding sequence ATGCCCCACACCGCCACGAAACCGATCCTGACCGCCTTACTGATGTGCGCTTTCGGCACTGCGGCGCACGCCGACGACAAGCAGCTCAATCTGTACAACTGGGGCGACTACATCGCGAAAGACACCGTACCGAACTTCCAGAAGGAGTTCGGCATTCAGGTGCGCTACGACGAGTACGACGGCGACGAGACCTTGCAGGCGAAACTGCTGACCGGTTCGACCGGCTACGACGTCGTAGTGCCAACCTCGAACTTTCTGGCCAAGCAGATCGAAGCCGGTATCTATCAGAAGCTCGACAAGTCGAAGCTGCCGAATCTGGCGAACCTCGATCCAACGCTGATGAAACTCGTCGCCGACGCGGATCCCGGCAATCGGTACGCGGTGCCGTGGGCGTGGGGCACGACCGGGCTCGGCTACAACGTCACGCGGGTAAAGAAGATTCTCGGCGACAACGTGCCGCTCGATAGCTGGGACGTGCTGTTCAAACCGGAATATCTGAGCAAGCTGAAGAGCTGCGGCGTGTCCATGCTCGATGCACCGACCGACGTGTTCGCGGTCACGCTGCACTATCTCGGCCGCGACCCCAACAGCGAAAATCCGGCCGACTATCAGGCCGCGTATGAAGCGCTAAAGAAGATTCGCCCGTATATCACGCAGTTCAATGTGACGAGCTACATCAACGACCTCGCGGGCGACGATATCTGTTTCGCGCTGAGCTGGTCGGGGGATGTGTCGATGGCGAGCCATCGCGCGCGCGAGGCCAACAAGAGCTACCAGGTCAAGTACTTCATTCCGCAAGGCGGCGCGCCGGTCTGGTTCGACATGATGGCGATCCCGAAAGATGCGCCGCATCCGCAGGCGGCGCTGGAGTGGATCAACTATATCGAGCGCCCCGAGGTTCACGCGGCGATTACGAATACGGTGTTCTATCCGAACGCGGATGCGGCCGCGCGTAAATTCGTGAACGCGGATATTCTCAACGATCCGACCGTGTATCCGCCTGAGCCGGTGTTGAAAACGCTGTTTCTGCTGAAGCCGTTGCCTGCACCGATCAAGCGGCTGGAAGGCAGGTTGTGGGCGCAGTTGAAGTCGGGGTCGTAG
- the cobM gene encoding precorrin-4 C(11)-methyltransferase, with the protein MTVFFIGAGPGDPELITVKGQRLVRSCPVILYAGSLVPDAVLEGHTAELVVNTADLDLDQIIALLKTAHDNNQHVARVHSGDPSLYGAIGEQIRRLRELNIPYEIVPGVTATAACAATLGCELTLPDVSQTLILTRYASKTRMPEGEQLADLARHRATMAIHLGVRHLARIVDELRPHYGGACPIAVIYRASWPDEEKIAGTLDDIVGKVQSTSIERTALILVGQVLAAEGFADSTLYAKD; encoded by the coding sequence ATGACGGTGTTTTTCATCGGCGCGGGTCCAGGCGACCCGGAACTGATCACAGTAAAAGGCCAGCGCCTCGTACGCAGTTGCCCAGTGATCCTGTACGCCGGATCGCTCGTGCCCGACGCAGTGCTCGAAGGTCACACGGCCGAACTCGTGGTCAACACCGCCGACCTCGATCTCGACCAGATCATCGCGCTGCTCAAGACCGCGCACGACAACAACCAGCACGTCGCGCGCGTGCACTCCGGCGACCCGTCGTTATACGGCGCGATCGGCGAGCAGATCCGTCGCCTGCGCGAGCTGAACATTCCGTACGAAATCGTGCCGGGGGTGACGGCAACCGCTGCCTGCGCCGCGACGCTCGGTTGCGAACTCACGCTGCCCGATGTTTCGCAGACGCTGATTCTCACGCGCTACGCGAGCAAAACCCGTATGCCCGAAGGCGAACAACTCGCCGACCTCGCACGGCACCGCGCGACGATGGCGATCCACCTGGGCGTGCGGCACCTCGCGCGGATCGTCGATGAACTGCGGCCGCATTACGGCGGCGCGTGTCCGATCGCGGTGATCTATCGCGCGAGCTGGCCCGACGAGGAGAAGATCGCCGGCACGCTCGACGATATCGTCGGCAAGGTGCAGTCGACATCGATCGAGCGGACCGCGTTGATCCTGGTCGGCCAGGTGCTGGCCGCCGAAGGTTTCGCGGACTCGACGTTATACGCGAAGGATTGA
- a CDS encoding cobalt-precorrin-6A reductase, producing MTRILLLGGTGDALRIARQLDSTHVYSLAGLGKVPDDLACAVRVGGFGGSEGMAQYIADERISMVIDATHPYAAQISANAAHASRAAHVPCWALRRPAWQPQAGDDWRMVGNWNELTAALAPFRKPLFTLGREPLAHLDEIPVHQFWTVRCLDPHQDATRARIIATRGPFTLEGERALFALQAFDVVVSKNSGGGATEAKLEVARERRLPVVMLRRPDLPAVDREFDSVDDLLDALRVLA from the coding sequence ATGACGCGAATCCTGTTGCTAGGCGGCACCGGCGACGCATTGCGCATCGCGCGTCAACTCGATTCCACGCACGTGTACAGTCTCGCGGGTCTCGGCAAGGTGCCCGACGATCTGGCGTGCGCGGTGCGTGTCGGCGGTTTCGGCGGTAGCGAGGGCATGGCGCAGTACATCGCGGACGAACGCATCAGCATGGTGATCGACGCGACCCATCCGTACGCCGCGCAAATCAGCGCGAACGCCGCGCACGCCAGCCGTGCAGCGCATGTGCCGTGTTGGGCGCTACGCCGCCCGGCCTGGCAGCCGCAAGCCGGTGACGATTGGCGAATGGTCGGCAATTGGAACGAGCTCACGGCGGCGCTCGCACCGTTCAGAAAGCCGCTATTCACGCTCGGCCGCGAACCGCTCGCGCACCTCGACGAAATTCCTGTGCATCAGTTCTGGACCGTACGTTGTCTCGATCCGCACCAGGACGCCACGCGCGCGAGGATCATCGCGACGCGCGGCCCATTCACGCTCGAAGGCGAGCGCGCGTTGTTCGCGCTGCAAGCCTTCGATGTCGTGGTCAGCAAAAACAGCGGCGGCGGCGCGACGGAAGCGAAACTTGAGGTAGCGCGCGAACGTCGCTTGCCGGTCGTGATGTTGCGCCGGCCCGACTTGCCGGCGGTGGATCGTGAGTTCGACAGCGTTGACGATCTGCTCGACGCGTTGAGAGTGCTCGCGTGA
- the cbiE gene encoding precorrin-6y C5,15-methyltransferase (decarboxylating) subunit CbiE: protein MPVWLTVVGIGDDGFAGLGRSARRALLEASVVYGGERHLAMLPARLAARRAAWPRPFDLAPLLAERGGAVCVLASGDPMLFGVGATLARQLPADELRVLPAPSSLSLAAARLGWPLQDVATVSLVGRPLPTLNAHLHHGARVFVLSADGRTPAALAALLNARGFGATRMIVLEHLGGELERRIDGRADQWSAGEVAALNLIALECRATQGAPRLPLTVGLPDDAFRHDGQLTKRDVRAITLARLAPTPGELLWDVGAGSGSIGIEWMRAHPTCRAIAIEGHAERQRFIEHNRDALGVPGLQLVAGRAPDALRGLPAPDAVFIGGGVTVPGVLEACWASLREGGRLVANVVTLQGEAALVAWRERFGGTLTRIALADAQPLGGFDTWRQALPITLLEVVKPAREVDVASGGSQASGANSASDASTTTAVSASNSGAAQ, encoded by the coding sequence ATGCCGGTATGGCTGACCGTGGTAGGCATTGGCGACGACGGCTTCGCCGGTTTGGGGCGGTCCGCGCGACGTGCGTTGCTGGAGGCGTCGGTGGTGTATGGCGGCGAGCGGCATCTGGCGATGCTGCCCGCGCGTCTCGCGGCGCGGCGGGCCGCGTGGCCGCGTCCGTTCGATCTCGCGCCGTTGCTCGCCGAGCGTGGCGGCGCGGTGTGCGTGCTGGCGAGCGGTGACCCAATGCTGTTCGGCGTCGGCGCGACGCTCGCGCGTCAACTGCCGGCGGACGAGTTGCGGGTGCTGCCGGCGCCGTCGTCGTTGTCGCTGGCGGCCGCGCGTCTCGGCTGGCCGTTGCAGGACGTCGCGACGGTGTCGCTGGTGGGCCGTCCGCTGCCGACATTGAACGCGCACTTGCATCACGGCGCGCGCGTCTTCGTGCTGAGCGCGGACGGCCGCACGCCCGCGGCGCTGGCGGCGTTGCTGAACGCGCGCGGCTTCGGCGCGACTCGCATGATCGTGCTGGAGCATCTGGGCGGGGAGTTGGAGCGCCGGATCGATGGTCGCGCGGATCAATGGTCCGCGGGCGAGGTGGCCGCGTTGAATCTGATCGCGCTCGAATGCCGGGCGACCCAGGGTGCGCCGCGTCTGCCGCTCACTGTCGGCTTGCCCGACGATGCGTTTCGCCACGACGGCCAGTTGACCAAGCGCGATGTGCGCGCCATCACGCTCGCGCGTCTCGCGCCGACGCCCGGCGAGTTGCTGTGGGATGTGGGCGCGGGCAGCGGCTCGATCGGCATTGAATGGATGCGCGCGCATCCAACGTGCCGCGCGATCGCGATTGAAGGCCACGCGGAACGGCAGCGCTTTATCGAACACAATCGCGATGCGTTGGGCGTGCCGGGCCTGCAGCTCGTGGCCGGTCGCGCGCCGGATGCGTTACGGGGCTTGCCGGCGCCGGATGCGGTGTTCATCGGCGGCGGCGTAACTGTGCCGGGCGTGCTGGAAGCGTGCTGGGCGAGTTTGCGCGAAGGCGGTCGGCTGGTTGCCAATGTGGTGACGTTGCAGGGCGAGGCGGCGCTGGTCGCGTGGCGCGAGCGGTTTGGCGGCACGCTGACGCGTATTGCGTTGGCGGATGCGCAACCGCTCGGCGGTTTCGATACGTGGCGGCAGGCGTTGCCGATCACGCTGCTGGAGGTGGTGAAGCCGGCGCGTGAGGTGGACGTGGCAAGCGGCGGAAGCCAGGCAAGCGGTGCAAATAGCGCAAGCGATGCCAGCACCACAACCGCAGTCAGCGCGTCAAACAGCGGAGCCGCACAATGA
- the cobG gene encoding precorrin-3B synthase has translation MHHAALALRPSACPGLLRIVVARDGGLCRIKLPGGALSAAQARAIADASLLHAAGAIEVTNRANLQVRGVRSGQEAAFIEALIKAGLGPTGALIEAGLEPSDALIEAAPGPTRNVAAAETGHLDPAAAYAATTLAADDVRNVMISPAAGRDPFALFDTGPLCAELLALLQSEPRFAALSPKFALLLDGGERLARIDHPHDVWLAATQGSDGVRFVVGLAGCPPEAGSQHADYTGALAAVRPSQVCALIRALLHTFLDLAAADATRMRHLLATHSADALLHHAQRYVDFPLSRDASLVDWQRGTAADATLRLGAQKQSQPDTWHAGGQPPLGRLDAATLHGLATLAQQHGDGTLRMTPWQSVLLPDIATHDVPAVLTGLTELGLATDPAQAITRLIACAGSTGCAKSLADTKADALQLAPRLLAGIDVHLSGCPRSCAAAHCAPYTLLAVAPGAYDLYRRDGQPGFGACVAHRLTIDQAADTLACPTDIDASRDASIPAHIDDIHERNP, from the coding sequence ATGCATCATGCGGCGCTCGCGCTGCGGCCGTCGGCCTGTCCGGGGCTGCTGCGGATCGTTGTTGCGCGCGACGGAGGGCTGTGCCGGATCAAGCTGCCCGGCGGCGCGTTGAGCGCAGCCCAGGCGCGCGCAATTGCCGATGCGAGCTTGCTGCACGCCGCAGGCGCGATTGAGGTGACCAATCGGGCGAATCTGCAGGTGCGTGGTGTGCGCAGCGGGCAGGAGGCGGCTTTCATCGAGGCGTTGATTAAGGCGGGACTTGGGCCGACCGGCGCGTTGATTGAGGCTGGGCTTGAGCCGAGCGACGCGTTGATCGAGGCGGCGCCTGGGCCGACGCGGAACGTGGCAGCCGCGGAAACTGGCCACCTGGATCCAGCCGCCGCGTACGCAGCGACCACCCTCGCCGCCGATGACGTCCGCAACGTGATGATCAGCCCCGCCGCGGGACGCGATCCGTTTGCGTTGTTCGATACAGGTCCCCTTTGCGCCGAATTACTCGCGCTACTGCAAAGCGAACCGCGTTTCGCGGCGCTGTCGCCGAAATTCGCACTGTTGCTGGATGGTGGCGAACGGCTTGCGCGTATCGATCATCCACACGACGTGTGGCTGGCGGCGACGCAAGGTTCCGATGGCGTGCGGTTTGTCGTTGGCCTAGCGGGTTGCCCGCCTGAAGCCGGATCGCAGCACGCCGACTACACCGGCGCTTTAGCGGCCGTCCGCCCGTCACAAGTCTGCGCGCTGATCCGCGCGTTGCTGCACACGTTTCTCGACCTCGCCGCAGCCGATGCCACGCGTATGCGTCACCTGCTCGCCACCCATTCCGCCGACGCGCTCCTGCACCACGCGCAACGCTACGTCGATTTCCCGCTGTCGCGCGATGCGTCGCTAGTCGACTGGCAACGCGGCACAGCCGCCGACGCGACGCTACGGCTCGGCGCACAAAAACAAAGCCAGCCGGACACATGGCACGCAGGCGGCCAGCCGCCGCTCGGACGCCTCGACGCCGCCACCCTGCACGGCCTCGCCACGCTCGCCCAACAGCACGGCGACGGCACATTGCGCATGACGCCCTGGCAAAGCGTCCTGCTGCCCGACATCGCAACACACGACGTGCCTGCCGTGCTGACGGGCCTAACCGAACTCGGCCTCGCCACCGACCCCGCGCAAGCCATCACGCGTCTGATCGCCTGCGCCGGTTCGACCGGCTGCGCCAAAAGTCTCGCCGACACCAAAGCCGACGCGCTGCAACTCGCGCCGCGCCTGCTCGCCGGCATCGACGTGCATCTGAGCGGCTGTCCGCGTTCGTGCGCCGCCGCGCATTGCGCGCCGTACACGCTGCTGGCGGTCGCGCCCGGCGCCTACGACCTGTATCGACGCGACGGCCAGCCCGGCTTCGGCGCCTGCGTCGCGCACCGGCTAACGATCGACCAGGCCGCCGACACGCTCGCATGCCCGACCGATATCGACGCATCAAGAGACGCCTCCATACCCGCCCATATTGACGACATCCACGAGCGAAACCCATGA
- a CDS encoding precorrin-8X methylmutase, with the protein MLDYIRDGQEIYRQSFATIRAEADLSRIPADLDKLAVRVIHACGMVDVIDALRFSEGAGSAGRAALAQGAPILCDAGMVAQGITRARLPANNEVICTLTHPDVPSLARELGNTRSAAALELWRPHLAGSVVVIGNAPTALFHLLDMLDDGAPKPALILGFPVGFVGAAESKALLAQDSRGVPYVAIEGRRGGSAMAAAAVNALATEVE; encoded by the coding sequence ATGCTTGATTACATCCGCGACGGTCAGGAGATCTATCGCCAATCCTTCGCGACGATCCGCGCGGAGGCCGATTTGTCGCGCATTCCCGCCGACCTCGACAAGCTCGCGGTCCGAGTGATCCACGCGTGCGGCATGGTCGACGTAATCGACGCGCTGCGGTTTTCCGAAGGCGCCGGCTCGGCAGGCCGCGCGGCGCTCGCGCAAGGCGCGCCGATTCTGTGCGATGCGGGCATGGTCGCGCAAGGCATCACGCGCGCGCGCTTGCCGGCGAACAACGAGGTGATCTGCACGCTCACGCATCCGGACGTGCCGTCGCTCGCGCGCGAACTCGGCAACACGCGCTCGGCCGCCGCGCTCGAATTGTGGCGCCCGCATCTGGCGGGCAGCGTCGTCGTGATCGGTAATGCGCCGACCGCCCTGTTCCATCTGCTCGACATGCTCGATGACGGCGCACCGAAGCCCGCGCTGATTCTCGGCTTTCCGGTCGGCTTCGTCGGCGCGGCGGAATCGAAAGCGCTGCTCGCGCAAGATAGTCGCGGTGTGCCCTATGTCGCGATCGAAGGCCGGCGCGGCGGTAGCGCGATGGCTGCCGCCGCCGTCAACGCGCTGGCCACGGAGGTCGAGTAA
- a CDS encoding precorrin-2 C(20)-methyltransferase, translated as MTVRGRLVGLGVGPGDPELITLKALRLLKAAQVVAYFVAKGKKGNAFSIIEAHLHDTQQHLPLVYPVTTEALEPPLSYEAIIAEFYDGAAEIVAGHLDAGRDVAVICEGDPFFYGSYMYLHDRLAARYESEVVPGVCSMLGGAAVLGAPLVYRNQSLSVLSGVLPEAELRRRLADADAAVVMKLGRNFGKVRRVLGELGLADRALYVERATMGNQRIVPLADVDPMASPYFSLLVVPGEKWQG; from the coding sequence ATGACCGTGCGAGGACGTCTAGTCGGACTCGGTGTCGGCCCCGGCGACCCGGAACTCATTACGCTCAAAGCGCTGCGTCTGCTGAAGGCGGCGCAGGTGGTCGCGTACTTCGTCGCGAAGGGCAAGAAAGGCAACGCGTTCAGCATTATCGAAGCGCATTTGCACGACACGCAGCAGCATTTGCCGCTGGTCTATCCCGTCACGACCGAAGCGCTCGAACCGCCGCTCTCGTATGAAGCGATCATCGCCGAGTTCTACGACGGCGCGGCGGAGATCGTCGCGGGCCATCTGGATGCGGGCCGCGATGTCGCCGTGATCTGCGAGGGCGATCCGTTCTTCTACGGCTCCTACATGTATCTGCACGACCGGCTCGCCGCGCGCTATGAGAGCGAAGTCGTGCCGGGCGTGTGCTCGATGCTCGGTGGCGCGGCTGTGCTCGGCGCGCCGCTGGTGTACCGGAATCAGAGCTTGTCGGTGCTCTCCGGCGTGCTGCCCGAAGCCGAATTGCGCCGCCGTCTCGCCGATGCCGACGCCGCCGTCGTGATGAAACTCGGCCGCAATTTCGGCAAGGTGCGGCGCGTGCTGGGCGAACTCGGTCTCGCGGATCGTGCGCTGTACGTCGAACGCGCGACGATGGGCAACCAGCGCATCGTGCCGCTCGCCGACGTCGATCCGATGGCGTCGCCGTATTTTTCGCTGCTGGTCGTGCCGGGGGAAAAATGGCAAGGATGA
- the cobJ gene encoding precorrin-3B C(17)-methyltransferase yields the protein MNAPAIVILGAGALETARRIQMLYAGSQVYALQGRVAADVPYTELGAQLRELYASGTPIVALCAAGIVIRCVAPLLANKGVEPPVLAVAEDGSAVVPLLGGLAGVNVMAREIAAALNVSPAITTSGELRFGTCVLNPPEGYALADIGQGKRFVSDLLAGESTRVEGEAPWLDDAQLPRSASARLAIRVTPRAWDGRDDELVIHPRSVVVAVSGGAGAGAAADGAAGSAAGSASAGVAASTGAASAYTSSAGIAANVRAALNEHGLATLSLAALLAASDRMTDPALAEAAASLNVPLRFAQTRPEDGAPPSNLLHAALRLPYETLHDDPDAGVALALTPLAIDANTIGMGRGRLTVIGLGPGSAELMVPAARLALDHATDILGYETYVKMAGPFRAEQRVHGTDNREELQRARHAFELASAGRSVVMVSSGDPGVFAMAAAVLEALEAAANDAWSAVELAIVPGVSAALATAAQAGAPLGHDFCMLSLSDNLKPWSIIETRLRHAAEADLVMAFYNPISRARPWQLDKALDIVRAYRAAATPVVLGRDIGRPGSTLRTVTLGELRSSDVDMRTMVIVGSSTTRRFAKGVEGGEWVYTPRWYE from the coding sequence ATGAACGCACCCGCCATTGTGATTCTCGGCGCGGGCGCGTTGGAAACCGCGCGGCGAATTCAGATGCTGTATGCGGGTAGCCAGGTGTATGCGCTGCAAGGCCGTGTGGCCGCCGACGTGCCGTACACCGAACTCGGCGCGCAATTGCGCGAGCTGTATGCGAGCGGCACGCCGATCGTCGCGTTGTGCGCGGCCGGCATTGTGATTCGTTGCGTCGCGCCGTTGTTGGCGAACAAGGGTGTCGAGCCGCCGGTGCTGGCGGTGGCCGAAGATGGCAGCGCGGTCGTGCCGCTGCTCGGCGGTCTTGCCGGTGTCAATGTAATGGCGCGCGAGATTGCCGCCGCGTTGAACGTGTCGCCCGCGATTACGACGAGTGGTGAGTTGCGCTTCGGTACCTGTGTGCTCAATCCGCCGGAAGGTTACGCGCTGGCGGATATCGGGCAAGGCAAACGCTTCGTGTCGGACCTGCTGGCGGGGGAAAGCACGCGTGTCGAAGGTGAAGCGCCGTGGCTCGACGACGCGCAATTGCCGCGCTCGGCATCGGCGCGTCTCGCCATTCGCGTGACGCCGCGTGCTTGGGATGGGCGTGACGATGAGTTGGTGATTCATCCGCGCAGCGTGGTGGTAGCGGTGAGTGGCGGGGCCGGTGCCGGTGCTGCTGCGGATGGTGCTGCGGGTTCTGCTGCGGGTTCCGCGAGTGCTGGTGTGGCTGCTAGTACCGGGGCCGCGAGTGCATACACATCAAGCGCCGGGATTGCAGCAAACGTACGCGCCGCATTGAACGAACATGGCCTCGCGACGCTTTCATTAGCCGCCCTGCTCGCCGCCTCGGATCGAATGACGGACCCTGCATTGGCCGAAGCCGCCGCGAGCCTGAACGTCCCACTACGCTTCGCCCAAACCCGTCCCGAAGACGGCGCCCCGCCCAGCAACCTGCTGCACGCAGCGTTGCGCCTCCCCTACGAAACCCTGCACGACGACCCCGACGCGGGCGTCGCGCTGGCCCTCACGCCGCTCGCCATCGACGCGAACACGATCGGCATGGGACGCGGCCGCCTGACCGTCATCGGCCTGGGCCCAGGCAGCGCCGAGCTGATGGTGCCCGCCGCCCGCCTCGCGCTCGACCATGCGACCGATATCCTCGGCTACGAGACCTACGTGAAAATGGCCGGCCCGTTCCGCGCCGAACAGCGGGTCCATGGCACGGATAATCGCGAGGAATTGCAACGCGCGCGTCACGCATTCGAACTGGCCAGCGCGGGACGTTCCGTGGTGATGGTGTCGTCGGGTGACCCGGGCGTATTCGCGATGGCGGCCGCGGTGCTCGAAGCGCTCGAAGCCGCTGCGAACGACGCGTGGTCCGCGGTCGAACTCGCCATCGTGCCTGGCGTGTCAGCAGCGCTCGCGACCGCCGCGCAAGCCGGTGCGCCGTTGGGTCACGACTTCTGCATGCTGTCGCTGTCGGACAATCTGAAACCGTGGAGCATCATCGAAACGCGCCTGCGGCACGCCGCCGAAGCGGATCTCGTGATGGCGTTCTATAACCCGATTTCGCGCGCGCGTCCGTGGCAACTGGATAAGGCGCTGGATATCGTGCGGGCGTATCGCGCGGCGGCGACCCCGGTGGTGCTGGGACGCGATATCGGCCGGCCCGGCAGCACGCTGCGTACGGTCACGCTGGGCGAACTGCGCTCGTCCGACGTGGATATGCGCACGATGGTGATCGTCGGTTCATCGACGACGCGGCGCTTTGCGAAAGGTGTTGAAGGTGGCGAATGGGTTTATACGCCGCGATGGTATGAGTGA